A genomic region of Papaver somniferum cultivar HN1 chromosome 7, ASM357369v1, whole genome shotgun sequence contains the following coding sequences:
- the LOC113297402 gene encoding uncharacterized protein LOC113297402 codes for MEGTEKNQKMMEKKLCKRCKQTYDISTNSSSSCRFHPSFFVSRRHDDQKRYYELGPDDPPYAAKFYDCCGDEDPDAIGCTTSVHVSYDD; via the exons ATGGAAGGGACGGAGAAAAATCAGAAGATGATGGAGAAGAAGCTTTGCAAGCGATGTAAACAGACATACGATATTTCTACTAATAGCTCTTCATCTTGCAGGTTTCATCCTTCCTTTTTCGTTTCCAGAAGACATGACGATCAAAAGAG GTACTACGAACTAGGGCCAGATGATCCTCCTTATGCTGCCAAGTTCTACGACTGTTGTGGAGATGAGGATCCTGATGCAATTGGCTGCACCACCAGTGTTCACGTTTCTTACGACGATTAG